From Venenivibrio stagnispumantis, a single genomic window includes:
- a CDS encoding glycosyltransferase family 4 protein: MIKVLSVVDGFGWGGTKEQVYLLARELSKREDIDIHMAISFQYQEMVDRLKDYNVKFHFFENHKKPNRLNPMNYYRLWKIIKEGDFDIVLANSPHTLDFVRVVYLFLKKKPKLITVKRSASIPSYLSKNLKYKISDKIVCVSKEIRNILEENNFFPEKLITIESGIDFSRFKPENKKERKLEFGIPLNSVLFINVANWNPQVKGQDKLIETFAKVDCKNCYLMLVGLDTDKYAPEIAKKFNVENRVIALGFRKDVPQLLNMADFFVFSSYLEGIAGAVLQAMATGKVVISTLAGGIGEYLKDGYNGFAVEVGYFEGLRKKMEYVLNLPQEEYERISENAIQTASYYSIQNTTDKYIKLFKELVSEKNY; encoded by the coding sequence ATGATAAAGGTTTTATCCGTTGTTGATGGATTTGGCTGGGGTGGAACAAAAGAGCAGGTTTATCTTCTTGCAAGGGAGTTATCAAAAAGAGAAGATATAGATATTCATATGGCTATCTCTTTTCAATATCAAGAAATGGTAGATAGATTGAAAGATTATAATGTAAAATTTCATTTTTTTGAAAACCATAAAAAACCAAACAGATTAAATCCAATGAATTATTACAGACTTTGGAAAATAATAAAAGAAGGGGATTTTGATATAGTTTTGGCAAATTCTCCACATACCCTTGATTTTGTAAGAGTAGTTTATCTATTCTTGAAGAAAAAACCAAAACTTATAACAGTTAAAAGGTCTGCTTCTATTCCTTCATATTTATCAAAAAATTTAAAATATAAAATCTCAGATAAAATAGTTTGTGTATCAAAAGAAATAAGAAATATTTTGGAAGAAAACAACTTTTTTCCGGAAAAATTAATTACCATAGAAAGTGGAATAGATTTTTCAAGATTTAAACCTGAAAATAAAAAAGAAAGAAAATTAGAATTTGGCATTCCTTTAAATTCGGTATTATTTATAAATGTGGCTAATTGGAATCCTCAGGTAAAAGGACAGGATAAACTTATAGAAACATTTGCTAAAGTTGATTGTAAAAATTGCTATTTAATGCTTGTAGGACTTGATACAGATAAATATGCACCGGAAATAGCTAAAAAATTTAATGTTGAAAATAGAGTAATAGCCCTTGGTTTTAGAAAAGATGTTCCACAGCTTCTTAATATGGCTGATTTTTTTGTTTTTTCTTCTTATCTTGAAGGAATTGCCGGAGCAGTATTACAGGCTATGGCTACCGGAAAAGTAGTTATATCAACTCTTGCCGGCGGAATAGGTGAATATTTAAAAGATGGATATAATGGATTTGCAGTAGAAGTTGGATATTTTGAAGGATTAAGAAAAAAAATGGAGTATGTTTTAAATCTGCCACAAGAAGAGTATGAAAGAATTTCCGAAAATGCTATCCAAACAGCATCTTACTACTCTATACAAAACACAACGGACAAATATATTAAATTATTTAAAGAATTGGTTTCAGAAAAAAATTATTGA